A genomic segment from Actinoplanes sichuanensis encodes:
- the ahcY gene encoding adenosylhomocysteinase: MSDKLRSVNGLDFAVADLSLAEAGRHQLRLAEHEMPGLMSLRTEFGDSKPLSGARIAGSLHMTVQTAVLIETLVALGAEVRWVSCNIFSTQDEAAAAVVVGPNGTVDAPAGVPVFAWKGETLEEYWWATMRLFEFSDGQGPNMILDDGGDATLLVHKGVEFEGAGAVPATTAEDNHEYSIILESLRASLASDKGRFTRIAAEIKGVTEETTTGVARLYKLAKEGTLLFPAINVNDAVTKSKFDNKYGIRHSLVDGLNRATDVMLGGKLAVVCGYGDVGKGSAETLRGQGARVVVTEVDPICALQAAMDGMQVVRLEDVVGEADIFITTTGGTDIITVEHLSAMKHNAIVGNVGHFDDEIDMAGLAKVAGIEKVEIKPQVHEWRFPDGHSVIVLSEGRLMNLGNATGHPSFVMSNSFTNQVMAQIELWTKPEAYEKQVYVLPKHLDEKVARLHLDALGVRLTTLTKKQAEYLGVDVEGPFKPEHYRY, from the coding sequence CGCTGCGCACCGAGTTCGGTGACAGCAAGCCGCTGAGCGGCGCCCGGATCGCCGGCTCGCTGCACATGACCGTGCAGACCGCCGTCCTGATCGAGACCCTGGTCGCACTCGGCGCCGAGGTCCGCTGGGTGTCCTGCAACATCTTCTCCACCCAGGACGAGGCCGCCGCCGCGGTCGTCGTCGGTCCGAACGGGACCGTCGACGCGCCGGCCGGTGTCCCGGTCTTCGCCTGGAAGGGCGAGACGCTGGAGGAGTACTGGTGGGCGACGATGCGCCTGTTCGAGTTCAGTGACGGCCAGGGCCCGAACATGATCCTCGACGACGGCGGTGACGCCACCCTGCTCGTGCACAAGGGCGTCGAGTTCGAGGGCGCGGGCGCGGTTCCGGCCACCACGGCCGAGGACAACCACGAGTACTCGATCATCCTGGAGTCGCTGCGTGCCAGCCTCGCCTCGGACAAGGGCCGGTTCACCCGGATCGCGGCCGAGATCAAGGGCGTGACCGAGGAGACCACGACCGGTGTGGCCCGGCTCTACAAGCTCGCCAAGGAGGGCACCCTGCTCTTCCCGGCGATCAACGTCAACGACGCGGTCACCAAGAGCAAGTTCGACAACAAGTACGGCATCCGCCACTCGCTGGTCGACGGCCTCAACCGGGCGACCGACGTGATGCTCGGCGGCAAGCTCGCCGTGGTCTGCGGTTACGGCGACGTCGGCAAGGGCTCGGCGGAGACGCTGCGTGGCCAGGGCGCCCGTGTCGTGGTCACCGAGGTCGACCCGATCTGCGCGCTGCAGGCCGCGATGGACGGCATGCAGGTCGTCCGGCTCGAGGACGTGGTCGGTGAGGCCGACATCTTCATCACCACCACCGGCGGCACCGACATCATCACCGTCGAGCACCTGTCGGCGATGAAGCACAACGCGATCGTCGGCAACGTCGGCCACTTCGACGACGAGATCGACATGGCCGGTCTGGCCAAGGTCGCGGGCATCGAGAAGGTCGAGATCAAGCCGCAGGTGCACGAGTGGCGCTTCCCGGACGGCCACTCGGTGATCGTCCTGTCCGAGGGCCGCCTGATGAACCTGGGCAACGCGACCGGTCACCCGAGCTTCGTGATGTCGAACTCGTTCACCAACCAGGTGATGGCCCAGATCGAGCTCTGGACCAAGCCGGAGGCGTACGAGAAGCAGGTCTACGTGCTGCCGAAGCACCTGGACGAGAAGGTGGCCCGGCTGCACCTGGACGCGCTCGGCGTCCGGCTGACCACCCTCACCAAGAAGCAGGCGGAGTACCTGGGCGTCGACGTCGAGGGCCCGTTCAAGCCGGAGCACTACCGGTACTGA